The nucleotide sequence aggaggagaaggggagagggggaggaagctgaggtggaggggaggaggaggtgcctcggCTGTTTTCTCCGCGTGCCCGTCCCGCCGACGCCCCTACCGTCACCGAACCGCCTACGAGCGTGGGCAAGGTATATCCACCCTTTCTCCGCTCGGCCTTCATGCCGCTGTGCTTATCAGCCTTCGTGCCGTTTGtgattgttggccttcgtgccgttgtgatgtcGACCTTCGTGCTGCTGTGcttatcggccttcgtgccgtttgtgattgtcggccttcgtgccgttgttttttgcaggttttggaaacctccccgtgcaggggaggtgctgccgaaattttgaacttatagtgtcgtgtttcttgttttgcagagcaggacctatCAGAGGTGACCCGAAggtccccgatcgtcttcgtcggcgttgtgggtctgcctgcactgtgtcgcctcgccactgcgttGACTCGCCACTAcctcgctagcctgacttcaccgacaccctaggtataaatcacCTCTTTTTCCGCTTGTCTGTCGTCATAGACCAGTGTAGCCTAGTTAGGCGTGTCCCGTCCAAAAGAGATAtctttggaggtatgcagatctttgcatatctgcgagcgtttctgtttcggattgtccacgttttttggacagcctgcggatgcgtagatgggttagttttcatggtccgctccggtccgagatggtgtttcggcatcacccccctgttgttcttcggatacacactctcccttgcaaggacgtgtatcgggagaaagCAGGGAGGTGTTGCCAAAATTCCGtcttggataggagcggagcatggaaactaacctcatctatggatccGCGGGTGTTGTCTTCAACCCAGATGCCCCTGCCCAGGCTTACTCTGACCCGAGCATCcacgctaaggtcagagactacatggaggcggttagggcgctccgtggcttagatcacaatctgagcactgagcccccttgagacagaggtgatcgtgaggctggggcaaggcaggaagcacaagcggttgtggattgcagacggcgccgactcctcgagctctgcaccctctctctctccgatgtgagggcacggagcacggccagaagccttcccatatgtgcacggcctactccaacactgtcgtaggtcgacgaacttcaggtaattctggtttcactcgccgtacattgaacgttacacacattgatcagatttgcaatactgaaacatgtgattgaaacactataggccgagctggcagagacaagggggacgcaagcgcacctgactgcagagctggaggccacgaagaagcagatggcggacatgtatcagatcatgcaaaccatcgggcaagcatcgggtgtccaagtgcagttgccagctccagctccggttcgacacttcactcctgtgagtatgaaagtttaatgcgttcgtgccgttgggattgtcggccttcgtgccgttgtgattttcggccttcgtgccgttgggattgtcggccttcgtgccgttgtgattgtcgatcttcgtgccgttgtttcttacaggttggaaacctccccgtgcaggggaggtgctgccgaaattttcaattttgagtctaacacatgcaatctcttctcttttgtgcagcctccgtcggtgggttcaaacaatcccgctagcGTGTCACCGACGGCTGATCACGTCAACCCTTCGCCGTAGTCTAATCCTTCACCGCTGTCCagggggccacacctgcagtctcCGTCGCCGTAGTAGGaatgttgaactttgtgatgttgaaattgtaataataaacttgtgatgttgaactttggtgcatttgtgatggattttcgatggatttattaaatatgtgTGTGCTTgcgatatataatgcatgttggtgatatagatgtgatgactgatgtatatatatgtaaaaaaattttgcaattctcggggtctttgccgagtgccatgggcaaggcactcggtaaagttttttcaaaaaaaaaaaactttgccgagtgcctcgccacggcactcggcaaagtatttttttaaaaaaaaatctagaaattcttcatcgagtgcctaaacagggacactcggcaaagaaattatttaaaaaaaaactttgccgagtgcctggacagGGGCAAtcggcaaagtactttttaaaaaaaataaaaaaaactttgccgagtgcctgggctggggcactcggcaaagtaattttttttaaaaaaaattgccgagtgctgggtcgggcactcggcaaaataaccgttaacggccggcacACAATGGCCGAAAATTTTTTGCCGAATGTTGCCCCAAGCACTCGgtaaaattattttttattttgccgagtgccccgataaaaaacactcggcaaagcccctttgccgagaaaaattttaccaagcgaactttgccgagtgctacactcagcaaagcctgcaaagggctctttgtcgagtgtaaagGGCTCTTTatcgagtgtaaaaacactcggcaaagccgcggcctccagtagtgcATTGAAACTGGTGGTTTCATCTGTCCTGGTACAGGAGCCTTGACTTCAGCGTGAAGGTTACGTCAGTTGGTACGTAACATTATCGGCATGACGAGAGGAGTGACATCATATACAGGGGCCTTGACTCCAGCGTGAAGGTTCCGTCACTTGGTACGTAACATTACCGGCATGACGAGAGGAGTGACATCATATACAGGGGCGTACATACATGAACATTAGTACTAATGTAGTCCTCTATTTATAGCGAAGCTCCAGGTGTTGGTGCCGTATATCAAATCACAGCTCTGCTGTCTCCACAAACTTCTTAAACAAAGTGACTTTACAAGATCAGCTCCCCGTCAGACACTCAGACATGGAAGGACACGTACGCGGGCAATATGAAAAAGAGTGAGCATCTCGCAATCTTCTTAAATATATATGCTCCATCCACCGCTCTGGATCTCATTTAGTACTCCGTCTAAGCTATTGAGATTCTATTTCCAATTCAAAAGTACATATGATAAATAAACTTTGGCATTTTCTGTGTGTATCCTAAAACTTTGAGgacacttttcttttatttttgttCAGGGTGGCCGTGGTCACCGGAGGGAATAGAGGGATTGGGTTAGAAATATGCAAGCAGCTTGCTTTCAATGGAGTCACGGTAATATTGACAGCGAGGGACGAGAAGAGGGGTGCAGAAGCGGTAAAAAATCTTGCAGCGCAGGGGCTATCCAACATCCTGTTCCATCAACTGGAGGTTGGAGATCTCTCAAGCGCTGCACGTCTCGCTGATTTTATCCGGGACAAATTTGGCAAACTGGATATATTGGTACGGTACTGCCTTGGTTTTCCAATGTCACTAGACTACATGTCAAGGATGTTGGTTCGGAATTGATCATGAATCATTAGTTGTTTGCTGCTTTGACTTTTTTCAGGTCAACAATGCAGCTATTAACGGGACCAAAGCAGAGATCAGCGATCCAGAATCTTTCAAGTTAGAGGTTAGTTTGTAACTTCATAAGCAATTCAATTTTACTTTCAGTTATACATGATTACTTAGAGATTTTTGTATATATTTATCTTCTTGGTACCTCCTACAATGAAAGAGACTAACATTTTTCCATGCATGGAAATAGCTTGCAGGCATGAATTCTCAGGAAAAGCTAGAAAGGATGAGGAGGCACACCACAGAGCCTTACGACAAAGCAGAGGAGTGCTTGAGAACAAACTACCATGGCACCAAAATTGTCACAGAAGCACATCTTCCTCTCCTGCACCTCTCATCGCATGGAAGAATTGTAAACATATCATCTAGTTTCGGGCTACTCAGGGTAATTAACTGCCTTCAAGAAACGATGCAAGGCCATGCTAGAACTAGATTTGACAGTTAGATACAAGTACCGACATTTTGCATTTACAGAACACTAATCTGTTTACACGCGGCTTCAGTTTTTCAGCGGCGAGGAACTTAAAAACGAGCTCAACAACATCGATAACCTATCCGAAGAGAGATTGGATGAGCTGTCAGAATTGTTCCTCAAGGACTTCAAGAATGGCCAACTGGAACCTTATGGGTGGCCGACTGAAGGAGGGTATCGTGCATATAAAGTGTCCAAGGCTCTTATCAATGCTTATTCGAGGATCATTGCAAAGAAGCACCCAACACTTCGCGTGAATTGTGCACATCCTGGCTTTGTCAGTACAGACATGAGCTTCCATGCCGGAGATCTCACGGTCGAGGAGGGCGCAAGGGGAGCTCTGATTCTGGCTCTCGTACCCAAGGGGGGCATGACTGGAGTGTTCTTGAACCGCACAGAGGTCGCATCCTTTGTGTAACTCACTACCGGGAAAATCTTAAATTTTGTCGTAGGGTGTGCCCCTcctgtttctttaaataaaaatGTCTGCATGTAGAAGCTGTCACCAAGGAATCAGCTAGCTACACATACATAGCAAATACAGTCTTCGAATACTCCAGTAGGATGCAAAACTGAAAAACAAAGGTACTTGTCATATGATGCTAGTGGAGTGCCAACTAAAgaagcaaatttttttttttcgtTTCCTGGATGATTCATTATCAAAGAGTTGAACTCCACTAACACAACTGCAATAACGACGCTAACGCAAATTACTATACAGAAGGGACATACAAGTTGGACGGAAGCATCATGCATAGTTTTTTTGTTTCTGGAAAAGCTTGTGTGCAAAGACTGCAACTCTTCAAATAAGTACAATGTACCATCAAACAAGCCATACCTCTGTCACCTACAAGACATTCCTCCGGTCTCCTTGACAGCGAGCAACACCACGGCCTCCTGGTTCGTCATTGCTCCGGCACTGACTCACCAGCACGCCACAGCACAAGAATTTCAAAGACAAGACCAAATAGCACCAACCAAAGAATCCAGCTTGCGCACGAGACGACAGTCGAGAGATACCTTGATCTGGGGAGCGGCGACTGCAGATAACAAGACAGAGAAGAGCACCATGCCGCCATTGAGGCCCGTGTTGTCAGCTCCCCGCAATTGCTGCGGAGCCGAGGAGAGAAGAGCAAGGATCGAAGAGCAAGCAGGGGACGGGTGGTAGACGAAGACCGGAGGAAGGCCAGTTGCGTATTGAATTTAGGTTCTGGTTTGATCAAAGTTGATTACAAGATTCTCCTCCCTCATACTTAAGCTAATCACTAGTGGGCTTCTTCTGTGTGCACTCAAGGCAGGCCCACTCCGGCCCATTAACCCTCATGCTCTTGGTCTTGGATCTCTTGGACCTCCTCGGCTTGGTCACAGCATCGTGGTCTCTAGGGTGTGGGCTGCTGACACCCTCCCCCTCCTTGGGAGCCGGCATGTCCCCATGCCGGTGCGTCGGGGAAATGCTGACGGGTAGCCTCCGCGTCTTCCTAGGTGGCGAGGCTTGAGTCGAGGCCCGTCCACTTGATCAACAGCTGCTGGACTGAGTTGGGACCACAGCTGTGGAGGCGGCGCTGCAGCACTTGCTCCGGAACATGCATGGTGAAGTCAGGGTTGGGGAGAGTAGTCGACGCAGGCTGGATTGGAGCGGACGTCGGCTTGAGGAGGGAGATATGGAAGACCTGGTGCACCGCCGAGCCTGGAGGAAGAGCCAGCTTGTAGGcgactgttggtatttattaacgcacacagataaatccgcaagcgcacggatactgcTGTACCTTTCACtcgaaagtattccaagtatcgtatccacggggaaacatgtgagactaactacagtctaacttaactaagggtagcaacaaggttaggttAAACAAGAGCATAGataggataactaaggttctctaattctaacttcggtaagctatgtcttctactattcaactggggacattactaaggaaaagacaccagcagaggatgctttccttcgtaaccgggtcctacttagcctacaaacgggaggtagactacagaggattcaacgaggctataagagtcaccctcacgagttaccaccgatccggaatgcAAGATAAATCCATTGTTGGGACACAGTTATGAGTCACGGAGAACAAAGTTCGCAACAACAATAAGAACTAACGGCTAACGAGTTTTATGAACAGTGTGCAGGAAAAGAAAGTAGAGGCCCCCACTAGGGCGATTGCGTGAGGTGAAGGCCGGCAAGCTGCGGCGAAGGCACTAGGACACAGTCGGGGTGGAGGCTCTCACGGTACGAGCGAAGGCCATGGCTCGGGCGTCAGAAGCGAAGGTCGGGAAGCCCCGGTGATGGATTCTCGGGCAGAGGCCCAGGAACCGGGGAAAGCCTCCGCTCGGCGGCATTACTGGGCCATGGGCCGAAGATGGGTCATCGATGATGGCCCAACAGGCAAGGCGGTAGAGGAAGAAGATGCCCAAACTGCCCCATGGGGCTTGTATTGGCATAGAAATATTCCAAAAATGTACTATAACCGACAAGGGGTAGGAAATGTAAAGAGTAGCTCTAGCAAACAGTGCTCTATAAAAGGGGGACTCAAACTCTATACAAAAGGAGGATatacatttatgaaaccctaatctAGCTAGGACCCACATTTCATTACTCATACCTTTGCCTAGGGCACAAGGCTAGGCGAAGGCCTTCGTTTTCCTTCTTTGTCTCAATTGATGGAAACCAAACTTTCCAACATTGGTGGCCACCTCGTGTTGGTCAAGCAAGACCCATGATGGCAAGAAAGAGAGCAGCCTCCGCTAGGATTC is from Miscanthus floridulus cultivar M001 chromosome 7, ASM1932011v1, whole genome shotgun sequence and encodes:
- the LOC136467398 gene encoding salutaridine reductase-like — protein: MEGHVRGQYEKEVAVVTGGNRGIGLEICKQLAFNGVTVILTARDEKRGAEAVKNLAAQGLSNILFHQLEVGDLSSAARLADFIRDKFGKLDILVNNAAINGTKAEISDPESFKLELAGMNSQEKLERMRRHTTEPYDKAEECLRTNYHGTKIVTEAHLPLLHLSSHGRIVNISSSFGLLRFFSGEELKNELNNIDNLSEERLDELSELFLKDFKNGQLEPYGWPTEGGYRAYKVSKALINAYSRIIAKKHPTLRVNCAHPGFVSTDMSFHAGDLTVEEGARGALILALVPKGGMTGVFLNRTEVASFV